Proteins found in one Paenibacillus dendritiformis genomic segment:
- a CDS encoding ABC transporter ATP-binding protein, protein MLQLEGIEKAYHRNSVVNGATFTVHTEEAVALIGANGSGKSTLLRIAAGLLTPTAGEVKWRGGQGKPRIGYVPERFPKLRLTPVEYLQAMGRMQGMPAEPLRARIAELLRIFRMEEAQNRRIDRFSKGMAQKVNLMQAVLNPPELLILDEPLSGLDADSQRDLADWLKGWRMQGMALLFTCHEPLLLETVADRILLLQQGRIARELGVEEWLEPRMRIDFALPDGSEDALEALQRFGAVQVHGGALRIHVPREESDAALREILASRGSIASVTSGDSDRNMLAEAMRGSREGGDPR, encoded by the coding sequence TTGTTGCAACTGGAAGGAATTGAGAAAGCCTATCATCGCAACTCGGTAGTGAACGGGGCTACCTTCACCGTGCATACCGAGGAAGCCGTCGCCTTGATTGGAGCGAACGGATCCGGCAAGAGCACCCTGCTTCGCATCGCCGCAGGGCTGCTAACGCCAACCGCCGGAGAGGTGAAGTGGAGGGGCGGGCAGGGCAAACCGCGGATTGGCTACGTGCCGGAACGCTTTCCGAAGCTGCGCTTGACGCCTGTGGAATATTTACAGGCCATGGGCCGCATGCAAGGGATGCCGGCAGAGCCGCTGCGCGCGAGAATTGCGGAGCTGTTACGCATATTCCGGATGGAGGAGGCGCAGAACCGGCGCATCGATCGGTTCTCCAAAGGGATGGCGCAGAAGGTCAATCTGATGCAGGCTGTCCTGAACCCGCCGGAATTGCTTATACTGGACGAGCCGCTGTCTGGCCTGGACGCCGATTCGCAGCGCGATCTGGCCGACTGGCTGAAGGGATGGAGAATGCAGGGCATGGCCCTGCTGTTCACCTGCCATGAACCGCTGCTGCTGGAAACGGTGGCCGATCGAATCCTGCTCCTGCAGCAGGGACGGATCGCCCGTGAACTCGGCGTGGAGGAGTGGCTGGAGCCGCGGATGCGGATCGACTTCGCGCTTCCGGACGGATCGGAAGACGCGTTAGAGGCATTGCAGCGCTTCGGTGCCGTGCAAGTGCATGGCGGCGCGCTGCGCATCCATGTCCCCCGCGAGGAGAGCGATGCGGCGCTGCGCGAGATTCTCGCTTCCCGCGGCTCGATTGCCTCGGTAACGTCCGGCGATAGCGACCGGAATATGCTGGCCGAGGCGATGAGAGGAAGCCGGGAAGGGGGCGATCCGAGATGA